The sequence ACCAAACCACCTGTATATGTCACCAAACCACCTGTATATCTCACCAAACCACCTGTATAACTCACCAAACCACCTGTCTATCTCACCAAACCACCTGTCTATCTCACCAAACCACCTGTATATCTCACACACCAAACCACCTGTATAACTCACCAAACCACCTGTCTATCTCACCAAACCACCTGTATAACTCACCAAACCACCTGTATAACTCACACACCAACTAGATGTGACCAGTCAGCAGTAGATATCACACAGACTAAACCAGTCAGATGTAGATATCACACAGACTAAACCAGAGTCAGCTGTAGATATCACACAGACTAAACCAGTCAGCTATAGATATCACACAGACTAAACCAGTCAGGTGTAGATATCACACAGACTAAACCAGTCAGCTATAGATATCAGACAGACTAAACCAGAGTCAGATGTAGATATCACACAGACTAAACCAGTCAGCTATAGATATCAGACAGACTAAACCAGTCAGCTGTAGATATCACACAGACTAAACCAGTCAGCTATAGATATCACACAGACTAAACCAGTCAGGTGTAGATATCACACAGACTAAACCAGAGTCAGCTATAGATATCACACAGACTAAACCAGAGTCAGATGTAGATATCACACAGACTAAACCAGTCAGCTGTAGATATCACACAGACTAAACCAGAGTCAGATGTAGATATCACACAGACTAAACCAGTCAGCTGTAGATATCACACAGACTAAACCAGAGTCAGATGTAGATATCACACAGACTAAACCAGTCAGCTGTAGATATCACACAGACTAAACCAGAGTCAGATGTAGATATCACACAGACTAAACCAGTCAGCTGTAGATATCACACAGACTAAACCAGAGTCAGATGTAGATATCACACAGACTAAACCAGTCAGCTGTAGATATCACACAGACTAAACCAGAGTCAGATGTAGATATCACACAGACTAAACCAGTCAGCTGTAGATATCACACAGACTAAACCAGAGTCAGATATCACACAGACTAAACCAGTCAGCTGTAGATATCACACAGACTAAACCAGAGTCAGATGTAGATATCACACAGACTAAACCAGTCAGCTGTAGATATCACACAGACTAAACCAGAGTCAGATGTAGATATCACACAGACTAAACCAGAGTCAGCTGTAGATATCAGACAGACTAAACCAGAGTCAGCTATAGATATCACACAGACTAAACCAGTCAGGTGTAGATATCACACAGACTAAACCAGTCAGCTGTAGATATCAGACAGACTAAACCAGAGTCAGGTGTAGATATCACACAGGCATAGCTTTATAAACACACAGGCTTTATAAACACACAGGCTTTATAAACACATAGGCTGTTTACCTGGCCCTCTTCATTGTCTCATCGTCTGGGTCCTGCACTGAGAGAGCCAGGGGGAAACACAGTATCAGAACGACCCGATTACATTTTACACTGATGTTAAGATACAACTATTGACTCCTTTCTGGGGCCCTGTGcaaactttctctccctctctcctgggccTCTAGTCCCATCTGGGGCCCCGTGTaaacattctctccctctcttctgggCCTCTAGTCCCATCTGGGGCCCCGTGTaaatgttctctccctctctcctgggccTCTAGTCCCATCTGGGGCCCTGTGTAAACATTCTCTCCTGGGCCTCATGTCCCATCTGGGGCCCCGTGTaaatgttctctccctctctcctgggccTCTAGTCCCATCTGGGGCCCTGTGTAAACATTCTCTCCTGGGCCTCATGTCCCATCTGGGGCCCCGTGTaaatgttctctccctctctcctgggccTCTAGTCCCATCTGGGGCCCTGCGTaaacattctctccctctctcctgggccTCTAGTCCCATCTGGGGCCCCGTGTaaacattctctccctctctcctgggccTCTAGTCCCATCTGGGGCCCTGTGTaaatgttctctccctctctcctgggccTCTAGGCCCATCTGGGGCCCCGTGTaaacattctctccctctctcctgggacACTAGTCCTATCTGGGGCCCCGCGTAAaaaatgtctccctctctcctgggccTCTAGTCCTATCTGGGGCCCCGCGTAagcattttctccctctctcctgggccTCTAGTCCCATCTGGGGCCCCGTGTaaacattctctccctctctcctgggccTCTAGACCCATCTGGGGCCCTGTGTaaatgttctctccctctctcctgggccTCTAGGCCCATCTGGGGCCCCGTGTaaacattctctccctctctcctgggacACTAGTCCTATCTGGGGCCCCGCGTAAaaaatgtctccctctctcctgggccTCTAGTCCTATCTGGGGCCCCGCGTAagcattttctccctctctcctgggccTCTAGTCCTATCTGGGGCCCCGTGTaaacattctctccctctctcctgggccTCTAGTCCCATCTGGGGCCCCGTGTaaacattctctccctctctcctgggctTCTCGTCCTCTTTGGACCACTGACACCTTTCTCTCAACTACACTTCCATGTTTTAAAGAATAGAGAAATGTTAAATGGTATATTATTGTCTATGTACAGTATTGTAACGATGTTCAAGTAGTTGAAGTGTGGAAGGGAAGATAAACAGATACATATAGTTtctatttacaatgttgttttgttctccactggttgcccttttctcatgaCAACAGGCCAcagatcttgctgctgtgacggcACATTGCAGTACTTCGCCGgaacagatatgggagtttatcaatgtttcatttattttctaaatctttgtggatctgtgtgatctgagggaaatatgtgtctctaatatggtcatacattgggcaggaggttaggaagtgcagctcagtttccacctcattttgtgggcagtgagcacatagcctgccttctcttgagagccatgtctgcctacggcggcctttctcaatagcaaggctatgctcaccgagtacatagtcaaagctttcctcaagtttgggtcagtcacagtggtcaggtattctgccaatgtgtactctttgtttagggccaaataacattctagtttgctctgtttttttgttgatcCTTTCCAGTATGTAAAATTGTTATCTTTTTGCTTCCTCATAATATGGTTTAGTCTAAATGTGttttctgtcctggggctctgtggggtctgtttgtgaacagagccccagaaccagctggctgaggagaTTCATCTTCATGTATATCTCTCGGTAGGTGAGGGATTTGTGGTGGATTTTGTGAATTTTTGGTTGGTTAGtaagaccccagacctcacaaccattcTGGGCAATGGGTTCAATAACAGATTGAAGTATTTtgtgccagatcctaattgggatgtagagttttatgttccttttgatggtgtaGAAGGCACTTCGTGCCTTGTCTCTTAGATCCTTCAAGtccttgtggaagttacctgtggtgctgatgtttaggctgaagGAGGTGTCATTCTTTATGTGCTCTAGGGCAGCCAGTGTCTATTTTTACATTTGTCGTCTTGGCTActggactttttttttttaaacaactatttttgtcttactgagattcgcTGTCTGGGCACAAGTCTGACAAAATCTGTGcggaagatctaggtgctgctctaGACCCtctttggttggggacagatctaggtgctgccaaagaccctccttggttggggacagatctaggtgctgctctatactctccttggttggggacagatctaggttcTGCCAAagaccctccttggttggggacagatctaggtgctgctatagaccctccttggttggggacagaagcaccagatcatcagcaaacaggagACATTTGATTTCCAAGTACAGCAAGGTGAGgcccgggtgctgcagactgttctagtgccctcgccaatttgttgatatttTTAATGTTGAAGAGggtcttctctctctcgaccactGACTCACTGTAGTCGGTGCCTGTGAGCTGGGCCAGCATGCGGAAGGAGCGGGACTGGGTAGTGCCTGTGTGGGGCTGCCAATCCTGAGTGTCCTCGATCAGCCTCTTCTTGCTGCGGTCGTTGGGGATGAACATGGGGATGCCATCCACCCGCAGACCGTGCCTAGTACCCACCCCAACATCACCACAACGTTAATACAATGTTGAACGGACCATGCACAGTACACGCTCAACGTTCCAACAACATTCCAACAACGTTAACATAACAAACCGTGCCTAGTACACACCCCAACGTCACCACAATGTTAATATAACGTTAAACGGACCATGCACATTACACGCTCAACGTTCCCACAACACGCTACTATAGACACTACTATATAGACACACTACTATATAGACACACTACTATATAGACACCGTGTCAACATGTCCCCTCTGACACCGTGTCAACATGTCCCCTCTGACACCGTGTCAACATGTCCCCTCTGACACCGTGTCAACATGTCCCCTCTGACACCGTGTCAACATGTCCCCCCTGACACCGCGTCAACATGTCCCCCCTGACACCGCGTCAACATGTCCCCCCTGACACCGCGTCAACATGTCCCCCTGACACCGCGTCAACATGTCCCCTGACACCGGCGTCAACATGTCCCCCCTGACACCGCGTCAACATGTCCCCCTGACACCGTCAACATGTCCCCTCTGACACAGCGTCAACATGTCCCCCTGACACCGCGTCAACATGTCCCCTTCTGACACCGCGTCAACATGTCCCCTGACACCTGGCGTCAACATGTCCCCTCTGACACCTCCTGACACGTCAACATGTCCCCCTGACACCGCGTCAACATGTCCCCCTGACACCGCGTCAACATGTCCCCTCTGACACCGCGTCAACATGTCCCCTCTGACACCGCGTCAACATGTCCCCTCTGACAACGCGTCAATATGTCCCCTCTGACACCGCGTCAATATGTCCCCTCTGACACCGCGTCAATATGTCCCCTCTGACACGGCGTCAATATGTCCCCTCTGACCTTGCCAGCGTCAATATGTCCCCTCTGACACCGCGTCAATATGTCCCCTCTGACACCGCGTCAATATGTCCCCTCTGACACCGCGTCAATATGTCCCCTCTGACACCGCGTCAATATGTCCCCTCTGACACCGCGTCAATATGTCCCCTCTGACACCGCGTCAATATGTCCCCTCTGACACCGTGTCAATATGTCCCCTCTGACACCGTGTCAATATGTCCCCTCTAGCATGGCTCTAGTGACCAGCGGACAAATGGGTTGGACCATAATGCATCTGTCTCTTACTTCTCGTGTTGGTAAATCTGGTGGTCATAGAAAGCTTGATCATCtctgcagggaggaggaggacaaggagTAGATGGGGCATGGATGAAGAAAATAAGGGGGGAAGgggcaggaggaagaggagagggaggaggagaggatgagaggagggaggagggcaggaggaagaggagcagaagagaggagaggatgagaggagggagggagggagggcgggcagGAATAGAggttgagaggagggaggggggcaggaggaagaggagcagaagagaggagacgATGAGAGTacggaggggaagagaggaggaaagtaGGGAgggcaggaggaagaggagaggaaaggagggagggcaggaggaagaggagagtagtAGAAGACAGAGGTAACAACAAATGACAGGAGAATGAGAGACATACTGTTAGATAAAGAATTAATGAACTATGTGACTGCTGAACTATGTGACTGCTGAACTATGTGACTGGTGAACTATGTGACTGGTGAACTATGTGACTGGTGAACTATGTGACTGCTGAACTATGTGACTGGTGAACTATGTGACTGGTGAACTATGTGACTGGTGAACTATGTGACTGGTGAACTATGTGACTGGTGAACTATGTGTCTGCTGAACTATGTTACCGTTACTACTGCTAAGAGAAAAACCTTCACTAATCATTACTAACCACTAGCTCAGATACTGACAGGAAGTCTATGATTTAACATTCAAGTAAAAAGGAAGTAAAGAGAGTTTACTGACTTCTCATTCATCTGCGGAGtgaaggaagagaagaagaaaggagagaacagaggagagagaggaggagaagaagagaaggagagaggaggagaagagaaggagagaggaggagaagaagagaaggagagaggaggagaaggagagaaggagagaggaggagaagaagagaaggagagaggaggagaagaagagaaggagaagaagagaaggagagaggaggagaagaaaaggagagaggaggagaagaagagaaggagagaggaggagaagaaaaggagagaggaggagaagagaaggagagaggaggagaagagaaggagagaggaggagaagagaaggagagagaggaggagaagagaaggagagaggagaggaaggaagggagagaggaggagaagaagagaaggagagaggaggagaaggagagaagggagagagggaggagaagaagagaaggagaagaagaggagaggaggagaaggaagagagaggagaagaagagaaggagagaggaggagaagagaaggagagaggaggaaagagaaggagagaggaggagaagagaaggagagaggaagagaaggagagaggaggagaagagaaggagagaggaggagaagagaaggagagaggaggagaagagaaggagagaggaggagaagaagagaaggagaagaagagaaggagagaggaggagaagaagagaaggagagaggaggagaagaaaaggagagaggagaagagaaggagagaggaggagaaggagagagggagaagagaaggagagagggaggaggagagaagggagaaggaggagaagaaggagagaggaggagaagagaaggaggaggagaagagaaggagagaggaggagaagaaaaggagagaggaggagaagagaaggaggaggaaggagaggaggagaaggaggaaggagagaggaagagaaggagagaggagaagagaaggagagaggaggagaagagaaggagagaggaggagaagagaaggagagaggaggagaagagaaggagagaggaggagaagaagagaaggagagaggagaagaagagaaggagagaggaggagaagaaaaggagagaggaggagaagaagagaagagaaggagaggaggaggaagaagaggagaggagaggaagaagagaagtagagaggagaggaagaagagaagtagagaggaggagaagaagagaaggagagaggaggagaagagaaggagagaggaggaagagaaggagaaggaggagaagaagaggagaagaagagaaggagaggaggaggagaagagaaggagagaggaggagaaagagaggagagaggaggagaagagaaggagagagaggagaagaagagaaggagaggaggagaagaagaagagaaggagaggaggagaagaagagaaggagagaggaggagaagaagagaagtagagaggaggagaagaagagaagtagagaggaggagaagaagagaagagagaggagagaagaagagaaggagagaggaggagaagaagagaaggagagaggaggaaagaagagaaggagagaggaggagaagaagagaaggagaggaggagaagaagagagaagaagaaggaggagagaggagaggagaagagaaggagaggaggagaagaagagaaggagaaaaaaagagagaaagaaggagaaggagaggagaaaggagaaggagagaacagaaagaAGATGGGGGGCAGTTTGGAAAAACAAGACAACAGTTTTGTTAGAACTTGCTCAAATCGACAATAGTTGCAGAGaacagtcaacagtgaggagacagagacattgtGGGATGCAGAGTATCTTGCAGTGGGGTGAAAACACACACAGGGTTTCATTGTTGACgggttctgtcagagtgacacacaGGGTTTCATTGTTGACGGGTTGTCAGAGTGACAGCATGGGGTGTTCCGATGGCTGTCACACAAAAGGCAGGCTGTGTGACACATCTGGAACGCAGGCGTgtcccagtctcctctcctgaTTCAGAACAGATCCGTTTCAAGTTGATGTCTGCATTAGTGTTTGCCTAACTTCTCTAaaactatttatttatttctcttttttattttttacaataatTATCCTGACCTGTATATTTAAATCCATCAAATGGTGTACAATTCCAATATCTACGCAGAAAGTAAAGTTATTTACGACCGACCAGAAAGCTAAATTATGTCGCTTGCGTTCTATAACAATGCCGTAATAAATGGTGTGTGATTGGACTGATGACATCATGACAGCTCTGTGTGCAAATACACCGGACCTGCTAGTGTACAACATGCCCTAGACATTGGACACGTTCCCTGCTTTGTTCTTGTATCACCCAGACAATCTATCACTGCCTATAAACTAGATTACTACTGTGTAGTGGAAAGGCCTCAAATTCAACCTGGTTTTCTGAAGAAGTAAAAAATCTGCCAGAAGGGTTGGGATATATTCCATTTCAACTCAGGAAGTGAACTGGTAATTCCAATTTTCCTCAAAGTTTCTCGATGAGAAACAATCGAATTTCcgtttacttcctgaatggaaATGGGATTGATCCTAACCCTATGGAACGCTGTTTGCGTATTTACAGGTTAAAAAAAAGTTACGTCGAATTAACACTATTCGACGCGTCAGCTAGCTATCTTTAGCTTGGTACCTGTCTGGAAGCAATGCAACCAGCCTTAAAACAATGACCAGAAACTGCAATCATTTTCAATATTATTAGCAATGACTAAGTATTAGCTAGGCAGCAACTTAACTGGCCAGCTAGATCACGAAGTAAACAAGCTAGTCAGTTACCTAGCCTTGTTGCGCAAGCTAACGTTAATGTGACCATTACCAACCAAATACAAAAACTGTCTTAGAAATTAGAGGTATTTTTAGACGACAACGTCTAGCTAGATAGTTAGCCaaatatagctactgaaacagatatcATTTTGATATGATTTAGGAGAAAACATTGTCTGCATCTATCAGCTATCTTTTCTTCCTGACCAACACCGTCCCAGAGTCTGACTCGTTTGGCAAACGGCAGGTACGTAAAGACAAAACATTACCAGCATCATAACGAACTGGTGAATCGCTGTTAGATATGAAATTGTAAAAATTATGAACGTGTTCAATTCGTAAAATGTGACATTCAGTCATATTCAGGTTCTTGATTGGTCAATGCTTAGCTGAtgcgtcaaatagtgttatttggtGTGCATCTTATTTTTTACTGAAAAACGCCAAGACCCAAAATGGTATCCCATATAACCCTGCCTTGTAGCAGGTCACAGATTCGTTCTGAACAAGAACAGTAGGAGTTATCCTCTTTCATAAAGGAAACAGCTGTGTGAAGGAGACGACTGGAGGACAGACGACTGAGGACAGGCGGCTGGAGGACAGGCGGCTGGAGGACAGGCGGCTGGAGGACAGACGGCTGGAGGACAGGCGACTGGAGGACAGACGACTGGAGGACAGACTACTGGAGGACAGGCGACTGGAGGACAGACTACTGGAGGACAGATTTACTGGAGGACAGATTTACTGGAGGACAGACGGCTGGAGGACAGACTACTGGAGGACAGATGGCTGGAGGACAGACTACTGGAGGACAGACGGCTGGAGGACAGACGGCTGGAGGACAGACGGCTGGAGGACAGACGGCTGGAGGACAGACGGCTGGAGGACAGACCGCTGGAGGACAGACCGCTGGAGGACAGATGGCTGGAGGACAGACGGCTGGAGGACAGACCGCTGGAGGACAGACGGCTGGAGGACAGACCACTGGAGGACAGACCGCTGGAGGACAGACCACTCCTTTAAACTTAAAGTACTTAAGTGTGTAATTTCAAAAACTtttcaaaaacaactttataCTGCATCTTTAAAACTGTTTACAACAATTGTATGACTCTTCCTAGATGAGATTCATATGGTCTTGTAAAAAAACACTGGTTGAAGTTGGAGCTTTTTCACAATAGCGTCAACCGTTTCTAGTGTTATAAaccctcattctctctttctcggtAATGCTGTGCTTGAGACACAGAATACAGACGTGGCCTCAACTGTTCATAACAACTTGCTCGTGTTTCTaacctttatatctctctctatctatgacGTGTTTTAGACCGTGGAAGAATGAGCGCTATACAGGCCAGGGGTTCAGGTCCGTGTGACTTCTCCAAGTAAGGCTAGTTCGGTAAcggcaccaccaccacagtaaaaACCATCCTGACAGCTCAGCAGATTCTAAACGAAAGGATCTGAGCACAGCTAAATACAGTCACAGACACCATCTAGACCTTTCCAAAAAGtcagaccttaacccttcctaTCCCTTCCCCAACCATCCTATCCCTTCCCCCAACCATCCTATCCCTTCCCCCAACCATCCTATCCCTTCCCCCAACCATCCTATCCCTTCCCCAACCATCCTATCCCTTCCCCCAACCATCCTATCCCTTCCCCCAA is a genomic window of Oncorhynchus nerka isolate Pitt River unplaced genomic scaffold, Oner_Uvic_2.0 unplaced_scaffold_1422, whole genome shotgun sequence containing:
- the LOC115126473 gene encoding PDZ and LIM domain protein 5-like, whose protein sequence is AFHAVGDQKDSLAPASVQPKYSFAPSTAINKMARPFTPGGGNTVIKPVTYAPKVNTPASAPPASMLQPHNGGLSSSGLSSSRLSSSGLSSSRLSSSHLSSSGLSSSGLSSSRLSSSRLSSSRLSSSRLSSSLNLSSSSLSSSRLSSSSLSSSRLSSSRLSSSRLSSSRLSSSRLSSSRLSSVMNEKDDQAFYDHQIYQHEKHGLRVDGIPMFIPNDRSKKRLIEDTQDWQPHTGTTQSRSFRMLAQLTGTDYMQDPDDETMKRAREKFLTEIQSPRYARLRDWHHERSARALNIKS